One genomic region from Esox lucius isolate fEsoLuc1 chromosome 24, fEsoLuc1.pri, whole genome shotgun sequence encodes:
- the prkd4 gene encoding protein kinase D4 → MDFSRPESWQADDKDSGISSSLSRMSVTPSSSRTSGLALVQFQLGLFREVVRVPDGQLNYQHAKSLAAEIIERKAPDCTVVGAGEKVLLFRHQPGSDHLLRRLTDQDALQDGDLIEVILSGFATVTEIKIRPHSLAVQSYRTPTFCHHCGEMLWGLVRQGLKCEDCGLDFHKRCALQLPNNCSRARRRMCGPSQSLFPSGRPRTHSLTTTAGGSLEEISMSKPRSRPPSWADRPVWLGVGPVQGGASGRPLVPHTFHVHSYTKPTVCQHCRHLLKGLFRQGLQCSDCKLNCHRRCEALVPADCPGERKTTNGEAGSVSSLGYKDDTEEDDYGTSCSMTSLDDELFTEDPFTETNEVIHQPPITPCFSTYIPLMRVVQSVRHTKRQGSGVLREGWLLHHTDTDALRKRHYWILDWKSITLYQNECSTKYYKEIPLSEVLQVRGPGQLSVPLSPGNSGPSFEVVTATRVHCVLAERDGLAWEAAIRQALRPVHGTGPTGQSGQGHETQIEERPDVSSVYQISTDEVLGSGQFGVVYGGTHRQSGRPVAIKVIDKTRFPTKQERQLRNEQAILQNLSHLGVVLLEGMFETVEHVFVVMEKLHGDMLEMILSNEKGRLPERTTRFLVTQILEALRYLHFKHIAHCDLKPENVLLASPDPFPQVKLCDFGFARIIGEKSFRRSVVGTPAYLAPEVISSHGYNRSLDMWAVGVILYVSLSGTFPFNEDEDIGQQITNAAFMYPRIPWSAISLEAVSLINNLLQVAVRRRFSVGKALGHPWLQDFQLWCDLREFEKKMGCRYLTHEGDDERWRHHAQERGLVFPSHLTWTPGQDDSL, encoded by the exons GCTCCAGACTGCACTGTGGTGGGAGCGGGGGAGAAAGTCCTCCTTTTCAGACACCAGCCAGGCTCGGACCACCTCCTCCGAAGACTCACGGACCAGGATGCACTGCAGGACGGCGACCTCATAGAGGTCATCCTCTCAG GATTTGCGACCGTGACAGAGATAAAGATCCGCCCACACTCCCTGGCAGTCCAATCGTATCGCACCCCCACTTTCTGTCACCACTGTGGGGAAATGCTGTGGGGGCTGGTGCGCCAAGGGTTAAAATGTGAAG ATTGTGGGTTGGACTTCCACAAGCGCTGTGCGCTCCAGTTGCCCAACAACTGCAGCCGCGCCCGTCGCAGAATGTGTGGCCCCAGCCAGTCCCTGTTCCCCTCGGGCAGGCCCCGGACGCACTCCCTCACCACGACTGCAGGGGGCAGTCTGGAGGAG atCAGTATGTCCAAGCCCAGGTCCAGACCCCCGTCGTGGGCAGATCGTCCGGTGTGGCTGGGGGTGGGCCCGGTGCAGGGGGGCGCGAGCGGCCGGCCCCTGGTGCCCCACACCTTCCACGTCCACAGCTACACCAAGCCCACCGTCTGCCAGCACTGTCGACACCTCCTCAAGGGCCTCTTCCGCCAGGGCCTGCAGTGCTCCG ACTGTAAGCTGAACTGTCACCGGCGCTGTGAGGCCCTGGTCCCGGCAGACTGCCCAGGAGAGAGGAAGACCACCAATGGAGAAGCAG GCTCAGTGTCCAGTCTGGGCTATAAGGACGACACGGAGGAGGACGACTACGGCACCAGCTGCAGTATGACATCGCTAGATGATGAACTGTTTACTGAGGACCCATTCACCGAGACCAATGAGGTCATACACCAGCCACCTATCAC TCCATGTTTCAGCACTTACATTCCTCTGATGAGGGTGGTTCAGTCAGTACGTCACACTAAGAGACAAGGCAGCGGTGTCCTCAGAGAGGGCTGGCTTCTGCATCACACTGACACGGACGCACTG AGGAAACGTCACTACTGGATATTGGACTGGAAGAGCATTACTCTGTACCAGAACGAGTGCAGCACCAAGTACTACAAG GAAATTCCCCTGTCGGAGGTGTTGCAGGTGCGAGGCCCTGGCCAGCTTTCCGTCCCCCTGTCGCCAGGTAACAGTGGCCCCTCCTTCGAGGTGGTGACGGCCACGCGGGTACACTGTGTTTTGGCAGAGAGGGACGGCCTGGCCTGGGAAGCCGCCATTCGTCAGGCTCTGAGGCCCGTCCATGGCACTGGACCGACGGGCCAATCTGGACAGG GCCACGAAACCCAAATTGAAGAGAGGCCG GATGTCAGCTCTGTGTATCAGATATCCACTGATGAGGTGCTGGGTTCGGGACAGTTTGGAGTGGTGTATGGAG GAACCCACAGGCAGTCTGGTCGACCAGTCGCCATTAAAGTCATCGACAAAACCCGTTTCCCGACCAAACAGGAGAGACAGTTGAGGAATGAGCAGGCCATTTTACAG aATCTGTCCCATCTGGGCGTAGTTCTACTCGAGGGCATGTTCGAGACTGTGGAGCACGTCTTTGTTGTCATGGAAAAGCTCCATGGAGACATGCTGGAGATGATTCTGTCCAATGAGAAGGGCCGATTGCCAGAGCGCACTACGCGCTTCCTTGTTACACAG ATTCTGGAGGCTCTGCGCTACCTGCACTTCAAACACATCGCTCACTGTGACCTGAAACCTGAGAACGTGCTGCTGGCCTCCCCGGACCCCTTCCCCCAG GTAAAGCTCTGTGACTTTGGCTTCGCCCGCATCATCGGCGAGAAATCCTTCCGCCGTTCTGTGGTGGGCACGCCAGCCTACCTGGCGCCGGAGGTCATCAGTAGTCACGGTTACAACCGATCACTGGACATGTGGGCGGTGGGCGTGATCCTGTACGTCAGCCTGAGCGGAACGTTCCCCTTCAACGAGGACGAGGACATCGGTCAGCAGATAACCAACGCTGCCTTCATGTACCCCCGTATTCCCTGGAGTGCTATCTCACTAGAAG CGGTGAGTCTGATCAACAACCTGCTCCAGGTTGCAGTGAGACGTAGGTTCAGTGTGGGAAAGGCCCTGGGACATCCCTGGCTACAG GATTTCCAGTTGTGGTGTGACTTGAGAGAGTTTGAGAAGAAGATGGGCTGCCGGTATCTGACCCACGAGGGAGACGATGAGCGCTGGAGACACCACGCCCAGGAGAGGGGCCTGGTCTTCCCCTCTCACCTCACATGGACCCCTGGGCAGGACGACAGCCTGTGA